In the genome of Hyphomonas sp. Mor2, one region contains:
- a CDS encoding zinc-binding dehydrogenase, protein MSLPDTYLQMVSTVTEDATLRMELVEKEMPEPQAGQIIVRVEATPINPSDHGVMFGWSDMGAASSSGSGQGTVLTAPVPEQGMRMMKARIGQALIVGNEGAGTVVAAGEGDYAQSLIGRTVAVMGGGMYGQYRAVDAMMALPLHESNTAREGASCFVNPLTALCFLETMRMEGHTAIVHTAAASNLGQMLNKICQADGVDLVNIVRKPEQEEILRGLGAKYIVNSSKDSFMADLIDAVHETGATLGFDATGGGKLGSDILTAMEGAAARTPGAYSIYGSVAHKQVYLYGGLDTSPTVLSRGYGMAWGVGGWLLPNFLAKAGMEVAMRLRTRVADELTTTFASHYTGELSLSEALQAENVAKYNAKTTGQKYLICPQNPI, encoded by the coding sequence ATGTCATTGCCCGATACCTATTTGCAAATGGTCTCAACCGTCACCGAAGATGCGACGCTTCGCATGGAGCTGGTCGAGAAGGAAATGCCGGAGCCACAGGCCGGGCAGATCATTGTCCGGGTCGAAGCGACGCCGATCAACCCGTCCGACCACGGCGTGATGTTCGGCTGGTCCGACATGGGCGCGGCCTCCAGTTCTGGCTCAGGTCAAGGCACCGTGCTGACAGCTCCAGTCCCGGAGCAAGGCATGCGCATGATGAAAGCCCGGATCGGCCAGGCCCTGATCGTCGGCAATGAAGGCGCCGGCACGGTCGTCGCAGCCGGTGAAGGCGATTATGCGCAAAGCCTCATCGGCCGGACGGTCGCAGTCATGGGCGGCGGCATGTACGGCCAATACCGCGCCGTCGATGCGATGATGGCATTGCCGCTGCATGAGAGTAATACAGCCCGCGAAGGCGCATCCTGCTTCGTGAATCCGCTGACGGCGCTCTGCTTCCTCGAGACCATGCGGATGGAGGGCCACACGGCCATTGTGCATACCGCGGCGGCGTCAAATCTCGGTCAGATGCTGAACAAGATCTGCCAGGCCGACGGCGTTGACCTGGTCAATATTGTCCGCAAGCCAGAGCAGGAAGAGATCCTGCGCGGCCTCGGCGCCAAATATATTGTCAATTCGAGCAAGGACAGCTTCATGGCTGACCTGATTGATGCGGTCCACGAGACCGGCGCAACACTTGGCTTCGATGCCACCGGTGGCGGCAAGCTGGGCTCGGACATCCTGACCGCCATGGAAGGCGCCGCAGCCCGCACGCCCGGCGCTTACAGCATTTATGGCTCTGTCGCACACAAGCAGGTCTATCTCTATGGCGGCCTCGACACATCGCCGACCGTGCTTAGCCGTGGCTATGGCATGGCCTGGGGCGTCGGCGGCTGGTTGCTGCCAAACTTCCTCGCCAAAGCTGGGATGGAAGTCGCCATGCGCTTGCGCACGCGCGTCGCGGATGAGCTGACCACGACCTTTGCCAGCCATTATACTGGTGAGCTGTCGCTCTCCGAGGCGCTGCAGGCAGAGAATGTCGCGAAATACAATGCCAAGACCACGGGGCAGAAATACCTGATCTGCCCTCAGAACCCGATTTAG
- the hisB gene encoding imidazoleglycerol-phosphate dehydratase HisB — protein sequence MTDRTATISRKTKETDITVTVNLDGTGKTSIATGIGFFDHMLDALGRHSFIDLTVKADGDLHIDGHHTVEDTGIVIGQAIKSALDDFAGITRYGHAYLPMDETLSRAAIDLCKRPYFVWNVTFDRDKIGDMDTELFKEFFQALAGNGGMCLHIENLYGENNHHIAESCFKAVARALRMAVAPDAKLAGAPASTKGSL from the coding sequence ATGACTGACAGAACCGCTACAATCTCGCGCAAGACCAAGGAAACAGATATCACTGTCACCGTGAATCTGGATGGCACCGGCAAGACCAGTATTGCGACTGGCATTGGGTTTTTCGACCATATGCTGGACGCGCTTGGCCGCCACTCTTTCATCGATCTGACGGTCAAGGCGGATGGCGACCTGCACATTGATGGGCACCATACAGTTGAGGATACTGGCATTGTCATTGGTCAGGCGATCAAGTCCGCGCTCGATGATTTTGCCGGAATCACGCGATATGGCCACGCGTATCTGCCAATGGATGAGACGCTGAGCCGTGCGGCGATTGACCTCTGCAAGCGCCCTTACTTCGTCTGGAACGTGACCTTTGATCGCGACAAGATTGGCGACATGGACACCGAGCTGTTCAAGGAATTTTTCCAGGCGCTAGCCGGCAATGGCGGCATGTGTCTGCACATCGAAAACCTGTATGGCGAGAACAATCACCATATTGCCGAAAGCTGTTTCAAGGCGGTCGCCCGGGCGCTGCGCATGGCAGTGGCGCCCGACGCGAAACTCGCCGGGGCCCCCGCCAGCACCAAGGGCAGTCTCTAA
- a CDS encoding GGDEF domain-containing phosphodiesterase: MTPIKALTRSVARASFSNVLTLAAMSLGLMLSGAFTVFYFSQSWTAYENARYDSGIQVSQMLSTAYADGKMPAIEMAMEGPLAGRAVLTNPEGEVLFGSMASDFARKASTFPLSNDGETLGTLTYAPNTKYSPPLPHWLAALLCLAISAISALIMRAFARTVGQSVNQATQLISDYSLAGTGRRRVTDFTFSEFRQLALETTLATRRVAKELENLRASARIDERTGLLTERAFHDEVRDTIQGLSPAGHAVLVTVEFEPQTPGADGSNLSLSTDAHTEVADRLRIFASQSAAKHGHFPDNWLLGSLFAEKYAILIKENVTRDETAAIIRELLGEFRIPLRFQQQTLPVSLRGSIVLMPQDGDNLNRVMDRAQATIEDLKQKSRTGFAFYSPKLERQRDAKLKLEAELRQAVAEDRFIPLFQPKIDLQTGRISGTEALARWQLENGRLVSPSVFIELAEETGLISQIGEQIMRKACIETAKWAQEGHRVNLAVNVSPRQFENDNLAEAILDALAKSGLPPRQFEIEITESLAIQQPERVRAVLEPLQRLGIKLAMDDFGTGHSNLAVLTQLDFDVFKIDRQFLTGTPHDPQANAIVDMILSMASSLEMKIVGEGIETEAQAEFLTERQCDIGQGFLYSPPVTAQAFGEMLKSQPFMAKRMTA; encoded by the coding sequence GTGACGCCGATTAAAGCATTAACCAGGTCCGTCGCGAGGGCGAGCTTCTCCAATGTGCTGACATTGGCCGCGATGTCGCTCGGGCTGATGTTGTCTGGCGCGTTCACGGTTTTCTACTTTTCGCAGTCCTGGACGGCCTATGAAAACGCCCGTTATGACAGCGGAATTCAAGTCTCTCAAATGCTCAGCACCGCCTATGCTGACGGGAAAATGCCCGCCATCGAAATGGCGATGGAAGGCCCTCTGGCGGGTCGCGCCGTGCTGACAAATCCCGAAGGTGAAGTTCTGTTCGGCAGCATGGCGTCAGACTTCGCTCGCAAAGCCTCGACATTTCCTCTCAGCAATGACGGCGAAACACTGGGCACGCTAACTTACGCTCCAAACACCAAATATTCCCCACCTTTGCCGCACTGGCTCGCGGCTTTGCTGTGCCTCGCCATTTCTGCCATTTCAGCCCTCATCATGCGCGCCTTCGCTCGCACCGTTGGTCAATCCGTCAATCAGGCCACGCAGCTGATCAGCGACTACAGTCTGGCCGGTACAGGCCGTCGCCGCGTGACGGACTTCACATTCTCTGAGTTCCGTCAGCTCGCGCTCGAAACAACCCTCGCCACGCGACGCGTCGCAAAGGAACTGGAAAACCTCCGTGCCTCTGCCCGTATCGATGAACGCACGGGACTGCTAACCGAACGTGCTTTTCACGATGAGGTCCGCGATACAATCCAGGGTCTCTCCCCCGCGGGTCATGCGGTTCTGGTCACCGTCGAGTTCGAACCGCAAACTCCAGGCGCAGACGGCTCCAATCTTAGCCTCTCCACGGACGCGCACACGGAGGTGGCTGATCGCCTTCGGATCTTTGCCAGTCAGTCGGCAGCAAAACATGGACACTTCCCGGACAACTGGTTGCTCGGCAGCCTGTTCGCCGAGAAGTATGCGATCCTGATCAAGGAAAATGTCACACGCGATGAAACCGCCGCGATCATTCGCGAACTGCTGGGTGAGTTCCGAATTCCGCTGCGTTTTCAGCAACAAACACTGCCTGTCTCTCTGCGCGGCTCGATCGTTTTGATGCCGCAGGATGGTGACAATCTGAACCGCGTGATGGATCGCGCCCAAGCTACAATTGAAGACCTCAAGCAGAAATCTCGCACCGGCTTCGCGTTCTACTCTCCCAAACTCGAGCGCCAGCGCGATGCCAAGCTGAAGCTGGAAGCCGAGCTGCGCCAGGCCGTCGCCGAAGATCGCTTCATTCCGCTGTTTCAGCCGAAGATTGACCTGCAAACCGGACGGATCTCAGGAACAGAAGCGCTGGCTCGCTGGCAGCTCGAAAATGGTCGCCTCGTCTCGCCTTCGGTGTTCATTGAGCTCGCCGAAGAAACCGGCCTGATCAGCCAGATCGGCGAGCAGATCATGCGCAAGGCTTGTATCGAAACCGCAAAATGGGCCCAGGAGGGTCACCGGGTAAATCTCGCCGTTAACGTTTCACCTCGCCAGTTTGAGAATGACAATCTTGCCGAAGCGATTCTCGACGCTCTGGCCAAATCTGGCCTGCCGCCACGCCAGTTCGAAATCGAGATCACGGAAAGCCTCGCTATTCAGCAACCCGAGCGGGTCCGCGCGGTGCTCGAGCCTCTGCAACGCCTCGGCATCAAACTCGCCATGGATGATTTCGGTACCGGGCACTCGAACCTCGCGGTTTTGACCCAGCTCGACTTCGACGTGTTCAAGATTGACCGCCAGTTTCTCACCGGCACGCCGCATGACCCTCAGGCCAATGCGATTGTTGACATGATCCTGTCCATGGCAAGCTCACTGGAGATGAAGATCGTCGGCGAAGGCATCGAAACCGAGGCGCAGGCTGAATTCCTGACCGAGCGCCAATGTGACATCGGCCAGGGCTTCCTCTACAGCCCACCCGTGACGGCGCAAGCGTTCGGAGAAATGCTGAAATCTCAACCCTTTATGGCGAAGCGCATGACAGCGTAA
- the hslV gene encoding ATP-dependent protease subunit HslV: MINDKSSIGPEWHGTTILAVRTDKHVAMLSDGQVSMGQTVMKGNARKVRRIGGGAILAGFAGATADAFTLFERLEQKLERFPNQLQRAAVELAKEWRTEKYLQKLEALLIVADKETTLVITGSGDVLEPEYPVVAVGSGGNYALSAARALVDYEKDAETLGRKAMEIAADICVYTNAHFTVEVLDV, translated from the coding sequence ATGATAAACGATAAATCTTCCATCGGCCCGGAATGGCATGGCACGACCATTCTCGCCGTCAGAACCGACAAGCACGTGGCCATGCTGAGCGACGGGCAGGTGTCCATGGGTCAGACCGTCATGAAGGGCAATGCCCGCAAGGTCCGCCGGATTGGCGGCGGCGCCATTCTTGCCGGATTTGCCGGCGCGACCGCTGACGCCTTTACCCTGTTCGAACGCCTTGAGCAAAAGCTGGAACGCTTCCCTAATCAGCTCCAGCGCGCCGCCGTCGAACTCGCCAAGGAATGGCGCACGGAAAAGTACCTGCAGAAACTGGAAGCGCTTCTGATCGTCGCCGACAAGGAAACCACGCTTGTGATTACTGGCTCGGGCGATGTGCTGGAGCCTGAATATCCGGTTGTTGCCGTCGGGTCTGGCGGGAATTACGCACTGTCCGCCGCGCGGGCGCTGGTCGATTATGAGAAGGATGCGGAAACACTCGGCCGCAAGGCGATGGAAATCGCAGCCGATATCTGCGTCTACACCAATGCCCATTTCACTGTGGAGGTCCTCGATGTTTGA
- the hslU gene encoding ATP-dependent protease ATPase subunit HslU yields MTTLTPAEIVSELDRHIVGQTDAKRAVALALRNRWRRKQAPEGLREEITPKNILMIGPTGVGKTEVSRRLAKLANAPFLKVEATKFTEVGYVGRDVEQIVRDLVEAAIGMLREQKRKTVEEQARDTAEERLLDALVGSDAQSSTREVFRRKLRDGELDDKSVDIDLAETSNPMQTMDFPGGGGSMGMINLGDMLGKAMGQRTKRVRTTVAEAYKPLIDEEADKLIDEDTIAREAVRAVEEDGIVFLDEIDKVAGSSGRSGADVSREGVQRDLLPLIEGTTVSTKRGPVKTDHILFIASGAFHVAKPSDLLPELQGRLPIRVELTALTRDDMRRILVEPEASLIRQHQALMNAEDVTLEFEEAAIDALADLAVKVNDTVENIGARRLHTVMERLLDEISFTASDRKGETVTISEDYVTAQLSDLVGNADLSKFIL; encoded by the coding sequence ATGACCACACTGACGCCTGCCGAGATCGTCTCGGAGCTCGATCGCCACATTGTTGGACAGACGGATGCCAAGCGCGCCGTCGCCCTCGCCTTGCGAAATCGCTGGCGCCGCAAACAGGCCCCGGAAGGATTGCGTGAGGAGATCACACCGAAGAACATCCTGATGATCGGACCGACCGGCGTCGGCAAGACAGAAGTCTCGCGGCGACTCGCAAAACTCGCGAATGCGCCTTTCCTGAAAGTCGAAGCGACCAAGTTTACCGAAGTGGGCTATGTCGGCCGTGATGTTGAACAGATCGTCCGTGATCTGGTCGAAGCGGCCATTGGCATGCTGCGCGAACAGAAACGCAAGACGGTGGAAGAGCAAGCCCGCGATACGGCCGAAGAACGCCTTCTGGACGCGCTGGTGGGCAGCGATGCGCAATCCTCGACCCGAGAAGTGTTCCGCCGAAAGCTGCGCGATGGAGAGCTGGACGACAAATCCGTCGATATTGATCTCGCCGAGACCAGCAATCCCATGCAGACCATGGACTTCCCCGGTGGCGGTGGCTCGATGGGCATGATCAATCTTGGCGACATGCTCGGCAAAGCGATGGGTCAGCGCACCAAGCGCGTGCGCACGACCGTGGCCGAGGCCTACAAGCCGCTCATCGACGAAGAAGCCGACAAACTGATCGATGAAGATACCATCGCCCGCGAGGCGGTTCGGGCGGTCGAAGAAGATGGCATCGTGTTTCTCGACGAGATCGACAAGGTTGCAGGGTCTTCAGGGCGTTCGGGCGCCGATGTCAGCCGCGAAGGCGTTCAGCGCGACTTGCTGCCACTGATTGAAGGCACAACGGTCTCCACGAAGCGCGGCCCGGTAAAGACTGACCATATCCTGTTCATCGCTTCAGGCGCTTTTCATGTGGCCAAGCCATCCGATCTATTGCCGGAGCTGCAAGGGCGCCTGCCCATACGCGTCGAACTGACGGCGCTTACACGCGATGATATGCGCCGCATTCTGGTCGAACCGGAAGCCTCTCTTATTCGTCAGCACCAGGCGCTCATGAACGCCGAAGACGTCACGCTGGAATTTGAAGAAGCCGCCATCGACGCCCTCGCCGATCTCGCCGTCAAGGTGAATGACACGGTCGAGAATATCGGTGCGCGCCGCCTCCACACTGTGATGGAGCGCTTGCTGGATGAGATCAGTTTCACAGCCTCGGACCGCAAGGGTGAAACCGTGACCATTAGCGAAGACTATGTCACCGCGCAGCTGTCCGACCTGGTCGGCAATGCGGACCTGTCCAAGTTCATTCTGTAG
- a CDS encoding DMT family transporter has translation MSDTQAQTSLPVWFGPLLVFMGGVCIGFAPIGLRLGLDDLGPQAIAFWRYVFALPVLFLLVLLVQRRLPARPNKFVVIAAVCFALDIGLWHWALTFTTVANSTFIVNLGNVAVGLTAWIFLKEKPTSIWFVAALIAMAGAAALTLGGGADGKTDLRGDALALGAALLVSCYIVASKVARRTLGGLETIFWLTAFEIIVAGVLVLVFGESFLPSDLSGFMVPLFLALVVQVGGQGLIITGLGHTPAAVAGVLVVVQPVVAAAISWRLFDEPLAPIQAGGGLLILIGILIAQRGAGQTSQKGSKAPANVFVD, from the coding sequence ATGTCAGACACACAAGCGCAGACGTCACTCCCGGTCTGGTTCGGGCCGCTCCTCGTCTTTATGGGCGGGGTTTGTATCGGCTTTGCGCCAATCGGTCTCAGGCTCGGGCTCGATGATCTGGGGCCACAGGCGATTGCCTTCTGGCGCTATGTATTCGCGCTGCCGGTTCTGTTCCTTCTGGTTCTGCTGGTTCAGCGACGCTTACCGGCCAGGCCGAACAAGTTTGTCGTCATAGCTGCGGTCTGTTTCGCTTTGGATATCGGCCTCTGGCATTGGGCGCTGACCTTCACGACGGTGGCGAACTCAACCTTTATCGTTAATCTGGGCAATGTTGCGGTCGGGCTGACGGCTTGGATTTTTCTGAAGGAAAAACCGACTTCGATTTGGTTCGTGGCCGCCCTGATCGCCATGGCCGGCGCCGCCGCACTGACTCTGGGCGGCGGTGCAGATGGCAAGACAGATCTCCGCGGTGATGCGCTCGCACTAGGGGCCGCACTCCTCGTTTCTTGTTACATCGTGGCATCGAAAGTCGCGCGTCGGACCCTGGGCGGTCTGGAAACGATCTTCTGGCTGACCGCATTCGAGATCATTGTCGCGGGCGTGTTGGTTCTGGTCTTCGGCGAGAGCTTCCTGCCCTCAGATCTCAGCGGGTTTATGGTTCCGCTTTTCCTCGCCCTGGTCGTTCAGGTGGGTGGACAGGGGCTGATCATTACGGGCCTTGGGCATACGCCAGCCGCCGTCGCTGGTGTGCTCGTCGTGGTTCAGCCTGTGGTCGCCGCGGCGATTTCCTGGCGTCTGTTCGACGAACCCCTCGCCCCTATCCAGGCCGGAGGCGGCTTGCTCATCCTGATCGGGATCCTGATCGCCCAGCGCGGCGCGGGACAGACCTCACAAAAAGGCTCCAAGGCGCCTGCGAATGTGTTTGTCGATTGA
- the gluQRS gene encoding tRNA glutamyl-Q(34) synthetase GluQRS, whose product MSLFRTRFAPSPTYYLHLGHAASALHVWRRAAEAGGEVLLRIEDIDTTRCRPEYTTAIFEDLRWLGLTWPEPVRVQSEYFPDYAAIVEALTARGLTYRCFRSRTELSRLADPLRPGRLGQDEESERLEAGDVFAWRLSLSACRDVLGAQWDALTYAERTKAGIETRPVDPGREGDIVLARKDSPSAYHVAATHDDARQGITDIIRGEDLIDAPHVQTLLQALMGWPAPIYEHHALVLDEAGHKLSKRQQSISLASLRADGMTADQVRARLGFT is encoded by the coding sequence TTGAGCCTGTTCCGGACCCGGTTTGCGCCGTCGCCAACCTATTATCTGCACCTCGGACACGCGGCCTCTGCGCTGCACGTCTGGCGGCGCGCGGCAGAAGCGGGCGGTGAGGTTCTGCTGCGGATCGAAGATATCGATACAACGCGCTGCCGGCCGGAATATACCACAGCGATCTTTGAGGATTTGCGCTGGCTTGGCCTGACCTGGCCTGAGCCCGTGCGGGTTCAATCGGAATACTTTCCCGACTATGCGGCCATTGTTGAAGCGCTCACCGCGCGTGGCCTGACCTATCGCTGCTTTCGCTCGCGCACAGAGCTTTCCAGGCTTGCAGATCCGCTTCGGCCCGGCCGGCTTGGTCAAGATGAAGAAAGCGAGCGTCTGGAAGCCGGGGACGTGTTTGCCTGGCGCCTCTCGCTATCAGCCTGCCGCGACGTGCTGGGAGCGCAATGGGATGCTCTGACCTATGCGGAACGAACGAAAGCAGGGATCGAGACACGGCCCGTCGATCCTGGCCGAGAAGGTGATATTGTCTTGGCGCGCAAGGATAGTCCCAGCGCCTATCATGTCGCCGCCACGCATGATGATGCGCGACAGGGCATAACCGACATCATTCGCGGTGAGGACCTGATCGATGCGCCGCATGTTCAAACTCTGCTTCAGGCCCTGATGGGCTGGCCCGCGCCCATCTATGAACACCATGCGCTGGTTCTGGACGAGGCGGGACACAAACTCTCGAAGCGGCAGCAGAGCATTTCACTTGCGAGCCTGCGCGCCGACGGTATGACGGCGGATCAGGTCCGGGCGCGGTTGGGGTTCACATAA
- the msrA gene encoding peptide-methionine (S)-S-oxide reductase MsrA, whose translation MLFSRKPLALPDRDTALPGRAMAIPTAASHFVTGRDLATPAENGLREIVFALGCFWGAERVFWETEGVFVTQVGYAGGYTPNPTYEEACSGQTGHTEVVRVVYDPEQVSLDALLKVFWESHDPTQGMRQGNDIGTQYRSAIYTSDPDDLAAVNSSKVSYQAALTAAGRGEITTEIKSLDAFYPAEDYHQQYLAKNPGGYCGIGGTGVSCPMPGAHALD comes from the coding sequence ATGCTGTTCTCTCGCAAACCACTCGCTCTGCCAGATCGCGATACTGCCTTGCCGGGACGGGCCATGGCGATTCCGACCGCTGCGTCGCATTTCGTCACTGGCCGCGACCTTGCGACGCCGGCCGAGAACGGCTTGCGCGAAATTGTTTTCGCGCTTGGCTGTTTCTGGGGGGCGGAGCGTGTGTTCTGGGAAACAGAAGGGGTGTTCGTGACCCAGGTGGGCTATGCTGGCGGCTATACGCCCAACCCGACCTATGAGGAAGCGTGCTCAGGCCAGACCGGTCACACGGAAGTGGTGCGCGTTGTCTATGATCCGGAGCAAGTCTCTCTGGACGCCTTGCTGAAAGTGTTCTGGGAAAGCCATGATCCGACCCAGGGGATGCGGCAGGGCAATGATATTGGCACCCAGTACCGCTCGGCCATCTATACGTCCGATCCGGACGACCTGGCGGCTGTCAATTCCAGCAAGGTCTCATACCAGGCAGCACTGACCGCGGCAGGCCGGGGTGAGATCACGACCGAAATCAAGTCGCTGGACGCGTTCTACCCAGCCGAAGACTATCACCAGCAATACCTGGCCAAGAATCCTGGTGGGTATTGTGGGATTGGGGGGACGGGCGTCAGCTGCCCGATGCCGGGCGCTCACGCGCTCGACTAG
- a CDS encoding CoA transferase has product MSDPQQALPLDGIKVIELSTMITASFATMMLAALGAEVIKVEPNDIGDPMRYIGTQKDGISALFANCNRGKRSLAVNLKDPDGQALVQALAKDADIIIHNYRAGVMEKLSLGREQLRRDNPRLIFAAVSGFGREGPMAKDPAYDQVVQALSGFTDIQAIDGAPQLVNTLIADKVTAYTVVQGIQSALLTRERTGKGQDVDVSMLQACIFFLFPDGMMNQTLLAEDALQQPALRDQLRTYACADGRVTIAPATQAHWMALLEFLGQYVDLQSGAGTAPDSPEAFVAEIATKLAALLITLPVTQVIEGLKSRDIPCAPCLTVGEVVEQDQVRAIGAVAEQNHPRLGDIRVAEPPIRFDGFAATIEGPCPALGEHSMAIAQELGLSAAEIEKLLSDRVITGRH; this is encoded by the coding sequence ATGTCTGATCCGCAGCAAGCCCTGCCGCTCGATGGCATCAAAGTGATCGAACTTTCAACTATGATCACCGCCTCGTTTGCGACCATGATGCTGGCCGCGCTAGGCGCAGAAGTGATCAAAGTTGAGCCGAATGATATTGGCGATCCGATGCGCTATATCGGGACGCAAAAGGACGGCATCTCGGCTCTATTCGCCAATTGTAATCGTGGCAAACGCAGCCTCGCCGTGAATCTGAAAGATCCTGACGGTCAGGCGCTGGTCCAGGCCCTGGCAAAAGACGCTGACATCATCATTCACAATTACCGTGCTGGCGTCATGGAGAAGCTCTCTCTTGGACGCGAGCAGTTGCGCCGGGACAATCCGCGTCTAATCTTCGCGGCCGTATCCGGTTTTGGACGCGAGGGGCCGATGGCCAAGGATCCAGCCTATGATCAGGTGGTGCAGGCGCTGTCCGGCTTTACCGATATCCAGGCGATTGATGGCGCCCCGCAGCTGGTCAATACGCTTATAGCCGACAAGGTGACCGCCTATACGGTCGTCCAAGGAATCCAGTCTGCATTGCTGACCCGGGAGCGCACGGGGAAGGGACAGGATGTCGATGTCTCCATGTTGCAAGCCTGCATCTTCTTTCTGTTTCCCGACGGGATGATGAACCAGACTCTGCTCGCGGAAGACGCGCTCCAACAGCCTGCGTTGCGCGACCAGCTGCGGACATATGCGTGTGCGGATGGACGGGTCACGATCGCCCCAGCGACACAGGCGCATTGGATGGCCTTGCTTGAGTTTCTCGGACAGTATGTTGACCTGCAGTCAGGAGCCGGTACTGCGCCAGATTCTCCGGAGGCGTTCGTTGCCGAAATTGCGACCAAGCTCGCAGCGCTTCTCATCACGCTTCCGGTCACGCAGGTGATTGAGGGGCTCAAGTCCAGGGACATTCCATGCGCGCCATGTCTGACAGTTGGCGAGGTGGTTGAACAGGATCAGGTGCGCGCAATAGGCGCCGTCGCAGAACAAAACCATCCGCGCCTTGGCGATATTCGAGTCGCGGAGCCACCGATCCGATTTGATGGATTCGCTGCGACCATAGAGGGACCGTGTCCGGCATTGGGTGAACACTCCATGGCGATCGCACAAGAGTTGGGTTTGTCGGCTGCAGAGATTGAGAAACTACTGTCCGACCGCGTGATCACCGGTCGCCATTGA